The Tolypothrix sp. PCC 7712 region TTGGTTAGAAGTTGCTAAAACTTTAGGTAAAGAAGTTGTAGTGGGTGGATTATCAACAGGTGGAACTTTAGCAGCTTGGTTAGCTTTAGAATATCCGCAGTTGATTGATCGCGCTTTATTGTTCACACCTTATTTAGGTAGTAATCAGTTAATATTCGATTGGTTAATTAAAATTCTGCCAATTTACTTTGAATGGTTCAACAAAGACGCATCTGGTAATTTTGGCTATAAAGGTTTTCGGCTTCCCGCATTACGCATATTTCTAGAATTAGGAGAAACGCTGTTAAAACAAGCTCAAAATTCTGTTGCTGCTCCGATATTAATGGTTTGTAGCGAAGGCGATCGCGCTGTGAGTCGTCCTAAACAGCAAGATTTTTTCACAACGGTACTCCAGCAGCAACCAAAGTCTTGGTATTACTGCTTTGATGATTCGCTACATATTGAACACCGGATGATGACAAAACTTGAAGATAATGATTATGAGGAATTGGTAATTACCCTCGCTAAAGCATTTGTGGAAAGTGATTTAACTTGGACACAGTTTCAGCAAATAGCAAATAGGATAGTGCAGGGAGAAAGCTATGAGCAAATTAAGCGAGAATTAAATATTGATGGTTTAG contains the following coding sequences:
- a CDS encoding alpha/beta hydrolase, whose translation is MTINIQNTAEILEKVQQSESNMGLKNEACRSKFFVHSHATEKVCLFLHGFTAGPYQFEPIGKAFFHQGYNVLVPLQPGHGLSGEWNRKNPPPLPTNIQTYQQFVLDWLEVAKTLGKEVVVGGLSTGGTLAAWLALEYPQLIDRALLFTPYLGSNQLIFDWLIKILPIYFEWFNKDASGNFGYKGFRLPALRIFLELGETLLKQAQNSVAAPILMVCSEGDRAVSRPKQQDFFTTVLQQQPKSWYYCFDDSLHIEHRMMTKLEDNDYEELVITLAKAFVESDLTWTQFQQIANRIVQGESYEQIKRELNIDGLASQQLSAMMTQHLGCDRLKCIKPR